The sequence TCAAACAACAAGAAAGTTAGCATTGCATTTCCAATGCTTGCCATCGCACAGTCGCCTTGCCGTGGACGGCTACGTGATTTCAGATTATGAAATACTAGAGACAGGGATTTGGATGCACATAGCAGCCACGGTTAATAGCTCAAACAATGTCACCTTCTATAAAAATGGTGAGGTTGTGAAAACCGGGTCTTTACCTCTTCCACCGGTATGGTCTGGGCAATGGGAGCACTTGTCTATTAGTCATGGGAGGTCATCAAACGATAGTCTCTTTCAGGGTTGCATAACTGAGGTTCGACTCTGGAATGTTGTGCGTTCTGTGGATGAGATTCGCGCCGATAAAAATCGTCGGTTAAATGGAGATGAAAAGGGATTAGTCAGTTATTGGCCCTTAAATGAAATTAGTGGAAATAGAGTAGTGAATAAAGCCAATAATAGTCATTCTGGCGAAGTTCATGGAGGTGCTACAATTGTTGAGGCGAACCCCCCACTTGAGTTCAGACCGAAAACTTATTTAATTAAGAGCAAACTCAATGGTTTAGCTTTAGTCGGTACACCCAATAAGCCAGCAACAACAGGAGCGGTAGATAGCCAAAATCCCATTCAACGTTGGATTATTACTGCCGATGGCGTGATTAAAAATGAAGCGGGTTTTGTACTCGATTATCAAGACTATGGAAGCACTCTCTATTATGTGGTGATGGCTAATCGCATACAAGGAACTCAGGGTTCACCATCTCAACAATGGCAAATCGAAAATGGAGTGATTAAGAATAAACACAAAGCTGATTTAGTCGTAGATATTGCTGGTAGTAATCCCGCTCCCAATACGACAATTTTAGCGGCTCATGGCATGGGTGGATTAAATCAACAATGGGAAATGGTGTTGGTTTAAAAATTGATTTTCTCCCCTGAATTCAGGGGAGAAAATAGAATCTAAGTTTTTAATAAAAGAATAAGGATGTTAACTCATGGATAATCAATGCGTTCTCAGTTTTGACGGTAAGGATAATAACGAAGGTGAAAAAAATTGATCAAACTCCTGATTGGATATTAATTCCAAAACGGAAAGGACACATAACAATAGAAATATGACAACAAACTTATTTTAACAACAGGATTTGCAGAAATCCTAAACTTTATTTTTCTTCATTAACTCACTGATTTTACCAATTTTTTTCTTAGGGTTTTGGGGGGAGAAGCGTTTAGTTTCAGCAGAATAATTCCAAGGGATGGCTTCTGGGTCACGTTGATAACTCCAGTCAGGAAATTCCGGTTTCGTTTTCCACTTACTCAGAGTCGTAGGATGTACGCCTAACCGTTGGGCGAGTTCCGACTGGTTCAATGTCGAGGGTAAAATGGTACTGGATGTAGGTTTAACTGGAAATAAAACCACTGATTTCGGGTTTTCCACAGGAGGAGAAGGGAGAGGGTCATCAGGGGTTGTGGAGGGTTGGGCGGTAGGAAAATAATAAATCATTCCCCCAGTATCGGTAATTTCATACTGAGCGGCGAACTCGGTGGCGCGTTGGTCGAGATAGGCTTGGACTTTCGTACCCGACTGTTTCGAGTGCATGGCTAAATCTAACGCCGTGATGCGTCCTTGGTTTTCCCGAATGAGTCGATAAAAAACTTCATCCAAGGTCGCTAATTGATGCTGCTGACGCTGTTGATAATATTTCCACATCTGCCAAGACCCCCATCCCCCAACGGTTAAAATGGCTAAGGGGAATGCTTTCTGAAGGATAAACAAAACCACCGCAACGGGGAGGAGAAGCGTTAAATATCCGCGTTCAGGGGTCTTTAGGTTTGGGTTTGAGTCTGACATGGATAGGACGTTAGCAAAGGTAACATCTTCAAATATTGAATAAAAAGTCTATTTTTGCAAGGTGCGTGTTGATAACCGTAACCTATCCCATCAGTTATCTATATATTAGCAAAGACTATCTCGTTAAGTAACCCTCTTCAAAAATAACTTAACTTTTAGTATAACTTAAGCTGTAGTATAATAAAATTTTAAAATGACTCGTAATACTCGTCGTCATTTCCTCAAATTTGCCAGTTCAGCACTAGCAACTCTGGGAATGAATCAATTCCTATTCCAACAAAAAGCCGAACAAGCTGGCAAAGTCCTTGCCCAAAGTACACCCCGCAAATTAGCTTTATTAGTAGGGATTAATCAATATCCTTCCTCACCCTTAGAAGGATGTATCAACGATATTGATTTACAACGCTATTTGTTAATTCATCGATTCGGGTTTAATCCCAAAGATATTTATATTCTACCCCAAACAGAAGCCACCCGGACAGGAATTTTAACCGCTTTTGAAGAACATTTAATTAAACAAGCCAAACCCGGAGATATTGTGGTTTATCACTATTCCGGGCATGGTTCGCTCATTTTTGATCCCGCTCCAATTATAACCCGATTAGGAAATAGACAAGGATTAAATGGAACCTTTGTTCCTATTAATAGTAAATTACCTGCCGGATATCCTGAAGTGGGGGGAGTTGTCCAAGATATTATGGGGCATACCTTATTTTTATTAATGTCAGCCCTGAAAACCGAAAATGTGACGGTGGTTTTAGATAGTTGTTTTTCCGGTGGAGCCACGCGAGAAGTCCGAGTACGTTCCCGCGAAGGAGGTGAAAATATTTTAGTTTCTTCTGATGAAAAAAACTATCAGCAACAGTGGTTATCTCGATTAAATTTATCTCCTGAACAATTTGTTAAAGGCTATCAAACTGGAGTTGCTAAAGGGGTAGTATTAGCGGCAACGGCCCCGAATCAACTGGCGCGGGAAGAAAATCTTAATGGTTTTCCTTGTGGTTTATTCAGTTATTTACTAACTTATTATCTCTGGCAGGAAGACAACAATATTAAACAGATATTTCAAAAGATTCTCCCAGAAATTCCTGAAACATATAACCAAGTTCCCCGTTATGAAGTTAAAGTGGGGAGTGGGTATCAACAACAACTGCCCTATTTTATTAATTCTCCCAAATCTCCCGCCCAAGCAGTTGTAACGGCAGT comes from Planktothrix tepida PCC 9214 and encodes:
- a CDS encoding LamG-like jellyroll fold domain-containing protein produces the protein MDNQYVLSFDGKDDDVGVPLKMYINFSQGFTVEAWVLYHSFPNRSIIISFVNTSDGYQFFQLMNYQTTRKLALHFQCLPSHSRLAVDGYVISDYEILETGIWMHIAATVNSSNNVTFYKNGEVVKTGSLPLPPVWSGQWEHLSISHGRSSNDSLFQGCITEVRLWNVVRSVDEIRADKNRRLNGDEKGLVSYWPLNEISGNRVVNKANNSHSGEVHGGATIVEANPPLEFRPKTYLIKSKLNGLALVGTPNKPATTGAVDSQNPIQRWIITADGVIKNEAGFVLDYQDYGSTLYYVVMANRIQGTQGSPSQQWQIENGVIKNKHKADLVVDIAGSNPAPNTTILAAHGMGGLNQQWEMVLV
- a CDS encoding caspase family protein; protein product: MTRNTRRHFLKFASSALATLGMNQFLFQQKAEQAGKVLAQSTPRKLALLVGINQYPSSPLEGCINDIDLQRYLLIHRFGFNPKDIYILPQTEATRTGILTAFEEHLIKQAKPGDIVVYHYSGHGSLIFDPAPIITRLGNRQGLNGTFVPINSKLPAGYPEVGGVVQDIMGHTLFLLMSALKTENVTVVLDSCFSGGATREVRVRSREGGENILVSSDEKNYQQQWLSRLNLSPEQFVKGYQTGVAKGVVLAATAPNQLAREENLNGFPCGLFSYLLTYYLWQEDNNIKQIFQKILPEIPETYNQVPRYEVKVGSGYQQQLPYFINSPKSPAQAVVTAVSGDTAQLWLGGIDLRKVTTGTIFAAINGTGQVKMISREGLVGQVKIEKPLTLPPLRYAKGVGFSYLVQSSRDS